One window of Dyadobacter sandarakinus genomic DNA carries:
- the hisC gene encoding histidinol-phosphate transaminase — translation MSNFDLSKILRPHILTLAPYSSARDEYTGQVGVFLDANENPFGSASTGNFNRYPDPHQAGIKALLAPLKHISTDRIFLGNGSDEPIDLLTRISCTPGKDRVIILPPTYGMYEVSASIHDVYIDKVSLTPDFHLDADAILHAVTPDTKIVWICSPNNPTANTMDRACIQRILENFVGLVVVDEAYIDFTDEPSWIAELDRYPNLVVLQTFSKAWGLAGIRIGMCFASAELVRILNKVKPPYNISLPAQQLLLEALHAVDKKDQMVADILTERATLDTMLRALPLVVKVYPSDANFLLVQFEDARAVMDYLIKETIIVRDRSRVHLCDGCLRITVGTSEENKVLIASLKKFQEKNVTV, via the coding sequence ATGAGTAACTTTGATTTAAGTAAAATACTCCGTCCGCACATTCTCACACTTGCGCCATATTCTTCGGCCAGGGATGAGTATACCGGACAGGTAGGCGTATTTCTCGACGCAAATGAAAATCCATTCGGATCAGCAAGTACCGGAAATTTCAACCGCTATCCCGATCCGCACCAGGCCGGGATCAAGGCCCTGCTGGCACCGCTGAAACACATCAGTACCGACCGCATTTTTCTTGGAAACGGGAGTGATGAGCCTATCGACCTGCTGACGCGCATCAGCTGTACGCCGGGTAAGGACAGGGTGATTATCCTTCCGCCAACATACGGTATGTATGAGGTAAGTGCATCCATTCACGACGTGTATATCGACAAAGTGTCGCTCACACCCGACTTCCATCTGGATGCCGACGCAATCCTGCATGCAGTAACTCCCGATACCAAAATCGTCTGGATCTGCTCGCCCAATAACCCGACGGCCAACACCATGGATCGTGCGTGTATTCAGCGGATACTGGAAAATTTCGTGGGACTGGTGGTGGTAGATGAAGCTTACATTGATTTTACAGATGAACCATCCTGGATTGCAGAGCTTGACCGCTACCCGAACCTGGTCGTGTTGCAGACTTTTTCGAAAGCCTGGGGACTCGCCGGGATAAGGATCGGCATGTGCTTTGCTTCTGCTGAGCTGGTCCGGATATTAAACAAAGTGAAGCCGCCTTACAACATCAGCCTGCCGGCCCAGCAATTGCTGCTTGAAGCTTTGCATGCAGTGGACAAAAAGGACCAAATGGTAGCTGATATCCTGACCGAGCGCGCAACCCTCGATACCATGCTGCGGGCATTGCCGCTTGTGGTAAAAGTGTACCCTTCCGATGCCAACTTCCTGCTGGTGCAGTTTGAAGATGCACGGGCAGTGATGGACTATCTTATCAAGGAAACCATTATCGTCCGCGACCGTTCCAGGGTTCATCTCTGTGACGGATGCCTCCGCATAACTGTTGGCACAAGTGAAGAAAACAAAGTTTTAATCGCATCATTAAAGAAATTCCAGGAGAAAAACGTTACAGTTTAG
- the hisD gene encoding histidinol dehydrogenase, producing MKTITFPPRSEWPGLVARPVQDAGDIERKVAPILEQVKTQGDAGVRELALRFDKVELQSLAFPEEELAGAEHKLDDSLKSAIRQAYDNIFRFHKGQLQPAEKIETMPGVTCWRRSVGIEKVGIYIPGGTAPLFSTVLMLGIPAKIAGCKEVVLCTPSDHPAILYAARLAGVTKAFRIGGAQAIAALAYGTESVPKVYKIFGPGNQYVTAAKMLVNKDGIAIDMPAGPSEVAVYADDTAVPEFVAADLLSQAEHGPDSQVLLVSTSQELITAVDQCLDIQLADLPRKELATQSIGNSQAILVQSEEEAVDLLNAYAAEHLILSVADAEAVSEKIINAGSIFLGNFTPESCGDYASGTNHTLPTNGYARQYSGVSVDSFVKKITVQHITEQGLQTLGPIVETMALAESLHGHQRAVAVRNEKGKF from the coding sequence ATGAAGACGATTACCTTTCCGCCGCGCTCCGAATGGCCAGGGCTGGTAGCCCGGCCCGTGCAGGATGCGGGAGATATTGAAAGAAAAGTAGCGCCGATCCTCGAACAGGTAAAAACCCAAGGCGATGCGGGCGTACGCGAGCTTGCTTTACGCTTTGACAAGGTTGAGCTGCAAAGCCTGGCGTTCCCGGAAGAGGAGCTTGCCGGTGCCGAACACAAGCTGGACGACAGCCTGAAAAGCGCGATCCGGCAGGCCTATGATAACATTTTTCGTTTTCATAAAGGACAACTGCAGCCTGCCGAAAAAATCGAGACCATGCCGGGTGTCACCTGCTGGCGGCGGAGCGTGGGAATAGAAAAAGTGGGCATTTACATTCCGGGAGGTACCGCACCATTGTTCAGTACCGTGCTGATGCTGGGAATTCCTGCAAAGATTGCGGGTTGTAAAGAAGTGGTGCTCTGCACGCCTTCCGATCACCCGGCTATCCTGTACGCTGCCCGCCTGGCGGGAGTGACAAAAGCATTCAGGATCGGCGGCGCGCAGGCGATCGCGGCACTGGCCTATGGTACCGAGAGCGTCCCGAAAGTTTACAAGATTTTCGGACCCGGAAATCAGTATGTGACGGCCGCCAAAATGCTCGTTAACAAAGACGGCATTGCGATCGATATGCCGGCTGGCCCGTCCGAAGTTGCCGTATATGCGGATGATACCGCCGTACCCGAGTTTGTTGCTGCCGACCTGCTTTCACAGGCTGAGCATGGGCCCGACAGCCAGGTGCTGCTGGTCTCGACCAGTCAGGAACTGATTACGGCAGTCGATCAATGCCTGGACATACAGTTGGCCGATCTTCCGAGAAAGGAACTCGCCACACAGTCCATCGGCAATAGCCAGGCCATTCTGGTGCAGTCGGAAGAGGAGGCGGTTGACCTGCTGAATGCATATGCTGCCGAGCACCTTATCTTAAGTGTGGCGGATGCCGAAGCAGTTTCGGAAAAGATCATCAATGCCGGATCTATTTTTTTGGGCAACTTCACGCCCGAATCCTGCGGCGATTATGCGTCCGGCACCAATCACACCCTGCCCACCAATGGATATGCGCGCCAGTACAGCGGTGTGTCTGTGGACAGTTTTGTAAAAAAAATTACCGTTCAGCACATCACGGAGCAAGGTTTGCAAACCCTCGGACCCATCGTGGAAACCATGGCACTGGCCGAGTCGCTGCATGGACACCAAAGGGCCGTGGCTGTCCGAAATGAGAAGGGAAAATTTTAA
- a CDS encoding UvrD-helicase domain-containing protein, protein MFKIYSSSAGSGKTYTLTKEYLKLALNAQSEGYFKHILAVTFTNAAANEMKDRILTMLRLFSEYPASNAAMPVMLADIVRELHPGAEADSILMQEKAQELAVRARLVFRQILHRYSDFSVMTIDKFTQRLVSSFTDELGIPFIFETQLDSDLLDEAVDRLLARIGEEGEDVLTTIVERYYREQAEEGRGWGTLPNQIRQTAETLLNEQSYLEMKRVEDLGMEDWIAIRKQMREYVRGEEQKIARLAKGAFQMIQETFLAEKDFFQSGRGIYGYFRERSEEKKLWAEPNSYVYKTIGEGTWYGAKAPALIRNEIEALRNDLENHFHQIENIRLSQTGTVLLYQQLDRHMYHLSLLGEIRKEFDALLRQNNQVHISDFNRKIAAIVAQEPVPFIFERLGERYNHILVDEFQDTSKLQFANLLPLMENALAGGYFNLVVGDAKQSIYRFRSGDMDLILHLSQNQMVQLGTLLGNNEFHLERLQSLEYFLEINQLRVNRRSFREITTFNNQFFAFIAAQMSGEFPLIEDVYDQHFQQEIPEGVKDGGHVEIEFVEMGDEPDSTEDEDRPADPIVGRTVALVREMREHGYNWRDLAVLCRRKKEATTLANELKKQGFPLISDDALSLGYSRSVHFVISFMKVLHGSDNRLARYEAAYLFHHVIRRQNPSAREYEQIRQLCEAPGLDSFLTYFHRWKVQLNAFRLRQLSVFELSETLMKRFGMFESLYESEYLFRFLDVVLEFGNRKTNHLGDFLIYWQHAKNKLSITIPEETDAIRITTIHKSKGLEYPVVIVPYAQWKTSPNARLDRIWVNLDDMEDDALQRSGEPGKKLRSSMVSVVKDLENTPVADQYQNEKTRTLVENLNLLYVAFTRPVQRLYVLAKRERQWDSGQQVNHWLKDFLASEHVTPAWDEGLSRYVLAQGAGTLQHAHRKSGAETFYMREVLSNDRTESLRLRRLADRIFDVETFEPRLDLLQKTKYLLTRLRSLADLPDMLERLTDEGIFIKKEGIEIGEHVHRYLSDPVLRRLYQEDSHVQINKELLIPGGKMLHIDRVVQQANGSVTFVTFIGGTGTDDARRHMKKLVGAYQDSGKLAHGVLVTLGTGSVEEVQN, encoded by the coding sequence GTGTTCAAGATTTACAGTTCTTCGGCTGGTTCCGGCAAGACCTATACGCTCACAAAGGAATACCTGAAACTGGCATTAAATGCACAGTCTGAGGGTTATTTCAAACATATACTGGCAGTTACATTTACCAATGCGGCTGCTAACGAAATGAAGGACCGCATCCTTACCATGCTGCGGCTGTTTTCGGAGTATCCTGCTTCGAATGCCGCAATGCCTGTAATGCTGGCGGATATCGTGCGCGAGCTGCATCCCGGAGCGGAGGCAGACAGTATATTGATGCAGGAAAAAGCACAGGAGCTGGCAGTGCGCGCGAGGTTGGTTTTCCGGCAGATCCTGCACCGGTATTCAGACTTCTCGGTGATGACCATCGACAAGTTTACCCAGCGACTGGTGAGCAGCTTCACCGACGAACTCGGCATCCCCTTTATTTTTGAAACACAACTCGACAGCGACCTGCTGGATGAAGCGGTTGACCGCCTGCTGGCCAGGATCGGGGAGGAAGGCGAGGACGTACTGACCACGATCGTCGAGCGCTACTACCGTGAGCAGGCCGAGGAAGGAAGAGGCTGGGGAACCCTGCCCAATCAGATACGCCAGACGGCAGAAACCTTGCTTAATGAGCAAAGTTACCTCGAGATGAAGCGGGTAGAGGATCTCGGCATGGAGGACTGGATTGCGATCCGCAAGCAAATGCGCGAGTACGTGCGCGGCGAAGAGCAGAAAATCGCGCGTCTGGCAAAAGGTGCATTTCAGATGATCCAGGAGACTTTTTTGGCTGAAAAGGATTTTTTCCAGAGCGGCAGAGGCATATACGGATATTTCCGGGAACGCTCGGAGGAAAAAAAGCTTTGGGCAGAACCGAATTCCTACGTTTACAAAACCATCGGTGAAGGTACATGGTACGGTGCAAAAGCGCCCGCATTGATCAGGAACGAAATAGAGGCGCTGCGGAACGATCTTGAAAACCACTTTCACCAGATTGAAAACATCCGACTGTCGCAAACCGGGACAGTACTGCTGTACCAGCAGCTCGACCGGCATATGTACCACCTCTCGCTCCTCGGAGAAATCAGGAAAGAGTTTGACGCTCTGCTGCGCCAGAATAACCAGGTACATATCTCAGATTTCAACCGGAAAATAGCGGCGATCGTAGCGCAGGAGCCGGTGCCCTTCATTTTCGAGCGTCTTGGCGAGCGGTACAACCATATTCTGGTGGATGAGTTTCAGGACACCTCGAAGCTGCAATTTGCCAATCTCCTGCCATTGATGGAAAATGCACTCGCGGGCGGATATTTTAATCTTGTTGTCGGGGATGCGAAGCAATCCATCTACCGGTTTCGCAGCGGCGATATGGACCTGATCCTGCATTTATCGCAAAACCAGATGGTGCAGCTCGGCACCTTGCTGGGCAACAATGAATTTCATCTCGAAAGGCTGCAAAGCCTGGAATACTTCCTGGAAATTAACCAGCTGCGTGTAAACAGGCGGAGTTTTCGCGAGATTACGACCTTCAACAACCAGTTTTTTGCATTCATTGCCGCGCAGATGTCGGGTGAGTTCCCGCTCATTGAAGACGTTTACGACCAGCATTTTCAGCAGGAAATACCCGAAGGGGTTAAAGACGGCGGGCATGTGGAAATTGAATTCGTAGAGATGGGCGACGAGCCCGACAGCACGGAGGACGAAGACCGCCCGGCTGATCCGATTGTAGGCAGGACCGTAGCGCTGGTTCGCGAAATGAGAGAGCACGGGTATAACTGGCGGGACCTGGCCGTGCTTTGCCGACGTAAAAAAGAGGCAACTACACTTGCCAATGAGTTGAAGAAACAGGGTTTTCCGCTCATTTCGGACGATGCGCTTTCCTTGGGTTACTCCCGGTCGGTGCATTTTGTGATCTCTTTTATGAAAGTGCTGCACGGATCCGACAATCGCCTGGCCAGGTATGAGGCTGCGTACCTTTTTCATCATGTGATCAGACGTCAAAACCCGAGTGCACGGGAGTACGAGCAGATCCGCCAGCTGTGCGAAGCACCGGGACTGGATAGTTTTCTTACCTACTTTCACCGCTGGAAGGTGCAGCTGAATGCTTTCAGGCTGCGGCAGCTGTCGGTTTTTGAGCTGAGTGAAACACTCATGAAGCGTTTCGGGATGTTTGAAAGCCTGTATGAAAGTGAGTACCTGTTCCGCTTTCTGGATGTGGTACTTGAATTCGGAAACCGCAAGACGAACCACCTGGGTGATTTCCTGATCTACTGGCAGCATGCTAAAAACAAGCTCTCCATAACAATTCCCGAGGAAACGGATGCGATCCGCATCACAACCATTCACAAGTCAAAAGGACTGGAGTACCCGGTGGTGATCGTGCCGTATGCCCAGTGGAAAACATCGCCCAATGCACGGCTCGACCGGATATGGGTGAACCTGGATGATATGGAAGATGATGCCCTTCAGCGCAGTGGCGAGCCCGGTAAGAAGCTGAGGAGCTCGATGGTTTCGGTGGTGAAGGATCTGGAAAATACACCGGTAGCGGACCAGTACCAGAATGAAAAAACACGTACCCTCGTGGAAAATCTCAACCTGCTGTATGTAGCATTTACCCGGCCGGTGCAGCGGTTGTATGTTCTGGCGAAAAGAGAAAGACAATGGGACTCGGGACAGCAGGTAAACCACTGGCTGAAAGATTTCCTGGCCAGCGAGCATGTGACGCCTGCCTGGGACGAAGGTCTGTCGCGGTATGTGCTGGCCCAGGGAGCCGGCACCTTGCAGCACGCCCACCGGAAGTCGGGGGCGGAAACCTTCTATATGCGCGAGGTACTCAGTAACGATCGTACCGAATCACTGCGCCTCAGACGCCTTGCAGACCGTATTTTTGATGTGGAAACATTTGAGCCGCGCCTGGATCTGCTCCAAAAAACAAAGTACCTGCTTACCCGCCTGCGAAGTTTGGCCGACCTGCCCGATATGCTCGAACGACTGACCGATGAGGGTATTTTTATCAAAAAAGAAGGCATTGAAATAGGGGAGCACGTGCACCGCTACCTTTCAGATCCCGTGCTCCGCCGTCTTTATCAGGAAGACAGCCACGTTCAGATCAATAAAGAGCTCCTGATTCCCGGCGGCAAAATGCTGCATATAGACCGGGTCGTTCAGCAGGCGAACGGATCTGTGACCTTTGTTACCTTTATCGGAGGAACGGGCACCGACGATGCGCGCAGGCATATGAAGAAGCTTGTAGGTGCCTATCAGGACTCCGGGAAGCTCGCGCATGGAGTTTTGGTGACACTGGGCACCGGAAGTGTGGAAGAAGTACAGAATTAA
- the hisG gene encoding ATP phosphoribosyltransferase, whose product MADNILRIAIQKSGRLSEDSLKLIKECGIRFDNGAGKLKTNATNFPAEILFLRDDDIPGYVEDGVAHLGIVGENVSEESARDVDTVHKLGFSRCRLSIGVLREHDYQGVSDLQGKSIATTYPRLLGQYLEANGVNAAIHEISGSVEIAPSIGLADAVCDIVSSGSTLLSNGLKEVETIFRSEAVMIASKHLSDTQKTLLDQLLFRIKSVQAAKNNKYILLNCPTGAVENIAQFLPGMRSPTVVPLATEGWCSMHSVINENDFWENIEKIRQAGAEGILVIPIEKMIL is encoded by the coding sequence ATGGCTGATAATATTTTAAGAATTGCAATTCAGAAGTCGGGCAGGCTCAGTGAAGATTCGCTGAAACTGATCAAGGAATGTGGTATCCGGTTTGACAATGGTGCCGGCAAGCTCAAAACCAATGCGACCAATTTTCCGGCAGAAATACTTTTTCTCCGCGACGACGATATTCCCGGCTACGTGGAAGACGGCGTGGCGCACCTCGGTATTGTGGGTGAAAACGTATCCGAAGAGTCGGCCAGGGATGTTGATACGGTACATAAACTGGGTTTTTCACGCTGCCGCCTGTCAATCGGGGTGCTGCGTGAGCATGATTACCAAGGTGTTAGTGACCTGCAGGGAAAAAGCATCGCTACGACTTACCCGCGTTTACTGGGCCAGTATCTGGAAGCAAATGGGGTCAATGCAGCGATCCACGAGATCAGCGGCTCGGTTGAGATCGCGCCCAGCATCGGGCTGGCCGATGCGGTATGCGACATCGTGAGTTCCGGAAGCACACTTTTGAGCAATGGTTTGAAAGAAGTGGAAACCATATTCCGCTCGGAAGCCGTGATGATCGCCAGCAAACATTTATCCGATACACAAAAGACCCTGCTGGATCAGTTGCTTTTCAGGATCAAATCGGTACAGGCGGCAAAAAATAATAAGTACATACTGTTAAACTGCCCTACCGGCGCAGTCGAAAATATCGCCCAGTTCCTGCCGGGGATGCGCTCACCGACGGTAGTTCCATTGGCTACGGAAGGCTGGTGCTCAATGCATTCGGTAATCAATGAGAATGATTTCTGGGAAAATATAGAGAAAATCAGGCAGGCTGGTGCAGAGGGGATTCTGGTGATTCCCATTGAAAAAATGATCTTGTAA